actcaccataatataatGCATGTCTTTTTTTGACATAACTTTgtataatagaaaatatggatCACACAGACAAGCGCGGCGTGCCTGTCTGGCCGCTAGTAGATTGTAAAGACTATGCTACTAAATAACTGTAACTAACGGAGTTGCTTACAGTTAGTTATAGATAAACTATTTTAGGATAAGCTAAGCTTCAAATGAAACTAGTAAAAACATAAAACTTGAATTATAAGCTGCAACTAGTGCAAATGCTAGAAAAAGTGAATGTGTAGAAAGAGGAATATTAACCGGGCATCTCTATACTCCCCCCTCAAGCTAAAAGAGGGTGTGAGTCATTGAGAATTTGAGCTGGACCACACATTTTTAGCTTGGATAGAAAACAGTAAATCTGGATGCAGAAAGAGCGGCCCTTAGTAAAATGATGTGCTAACACATGAATAACTTGAATAAGCTTGCTGAGCACTTTTTTTAGACAACAAAGAAGTCAATTTCATGTTGCTTCAAAGATATCAGTTATAGAAATATGGTTTGATGCTAATTgatacattttcattttttttaattttttgaaagtatTCATTAATTTATGTATGTGCAGCTCTCAACAGAAAACTATTATCAATGCAATGGCTGTCAATGAGGAGGGTGTTATGGTTACTGGAGGtattttccctttttttcaTGATCATGTGATAAGATTGATTTGTCATACGGAATTCAACTATATTTTCTGATTTATTTTTCCTGTTTCAGGTGACAATGGCAGTATGTGGTTCTGGGATTGGAAGAGTGGTCAGAATTCCCAGCAATCCCAAACAATTGTACAACCTGGTATGCATATTAGACTGCTTTTACATGTTAAGATTGATGCTAGTTAGTTCTACCATATACACAAGATTGACAAGCATATTTGTTCTTATCtgttttcatctttccctcttACAGGTTCACTGGATAGTGAAGCTGGTATTTATGCTTTAACCTATGATATCACCGGTACGAGGCTTATAACATGTGAGGCagacaaaaccataaaaatgtgGAAAGTAGATGAAAATGCCATTTAAGAAACACATCCCCTTAACTTCAGGCCTCCTAAGACCTAAAGACATCCGCCGGTTCTAGTTATGTTACTTGAAGATCTTGATGTACGACTAATTTATTCACACTACCTTTTTAACACACTTCTCATCATCTTTGTCCCATTATACTTGCATAAAGATTATTACTGCGTATGTATTTCAATATTTAATAGTTTTGCAATTCACTTTAGTGAATACAATACAAAACCCTCAAAacacagaagaaaaaaagtcGGACATGTATGATTTGTGATATCGCATCATCAGTCAAGGTTTCAGTTGATGAAACAAAACTCATTGTGTGAACTGCCAAACATATAGCAAAAGAGTTATTCAAAGTTCATTGTGTTTAGTATCAACACTGGAAACTGAATAAGCAAAATGTCTCTTGTAAGACTAGGTCAATgacaaacatcaaaatataatcTGATTTCCCTTATgacaaaaatgataaaattccAATATTGAACtcactaatttatttattgcataATAAATATCCCTATAGTACCTAAAATTTACAATACTTAGAGTGAAAGAAACTCATAATTGATCCGGTACATAAAAGATTTACTTAATTCACATATAGTAATACGTACTGCAACAGTCAAATTGAGTGCAAATACCACAAGACTATCTTATTTTAGATGCAACAAGTCAATGTGACAACCACTTACATAGTACCATAGGTGGTCTTTGATGGAACTAAATCTAAGGTACTACTAACTATATGCCACCATGGTTCCATCTTTGCTTATGCAAATTATTTGATCTCCTATACTTTTCAACCTTAAAGTCACATTCACGGAGATCACATGTTTGAACTTGTTTTAAAGTTATATATGGGATATATATTACGTGAAAATACCATATCTTATGTATAAAGTATCATCtatgaattttaaataaaaCTAGTTCTAATATGGTTAGAACTATTGGTTAGCTTTGTGTGTTGTGACACTGGTATGGCTATGTACTTTGTATTTGATATTATTGAAACCTTTTGCTCAACTAAGAATCGATGATAACAAAAAACCATCTAATCAGCATAAACTATCATATGGTACCAACAACAATGACCACAATAGTGGCCTTTTGATATCCTACAAGTACATACCAATAGATTGCCAATAAAATCAATCATTTATATTATGTGTAGTGACATACTAAACAGGGAACCAGCGAAAGGTGAAAAGAAGATATTGTAGAAAATATTGAAATCATTTACCATGAAggaattagtcaaaaaaacaaaaattaccatGAAGGAAAATATAAAAGCAATTACCATTTTATTTCATCCCAACCACGATCAAACAAGCTGTGTCACCTCCAAATATTAAATATCAAGAGACAATTATAAATAAGGAGAAATCAAGAATTTTTCGTTGGGTAGCATGTCCTGATACTAGTTTACCAAAATATGGATATACATAACATAGTAGTTGTCAAAAGACTTTTGAACCTAATTATATGTTTTGCTCCCATTGTCCTCTTTTGTAAGTAAAGCCAAAATCATCCGAGCAAACATGAATCTGTATTTCTAGAGGGgaagttttaatatttttaatcaaatttctatTTAATAGTCCTGAAACTCTAATCGGGCGTAACTCAGGgtctgtttgttacagattaaaaaaatagtgattttgatgtaaataatttagagattaatttttagagatttttaaaaaagttgaatttagtttgtgtttgtttattataataaaaatcacttcttttaaataaaataatctttagtttgtttgtaTATAaccttataaaagtgatttttttcattataaataattttcttcttttaatatttcttttctctctcctctaaaaaaaatctattattttataagctactcttagtagcttctcatttttagctgttttctgattatttttagcttctgattattttaaaaatctgtaacaaacagatgcaaaacaatttaaagtgattatttttataaaaaaagtgattattttttaaaataagctataacaaacagcctctcaaccctacaaaactgacttgtaaggtgaagattgtctcttacttataaataagtgttgaggccatctctcaaccgatatGGGACTCTTGACACACCCTACAAATCGCAGAAATAAATGGTGGGTGgtccgatagcggaaacctgatagcaTGTGGCCCAACGAATCGTGAATAGACTCTGATACTATCTTAGAATTGTGAATTGGGCATAACTCAacctacaaaatcggcttgtaaggtgaggattgcatcttacttataaacacttattcatGTCATATCTCAGCTGAcgtgagactcttaacaattACGGGACAATGTTGACTATtacaacataaaaattatttaacaatagtttctctcatatttttttaaatattctcATAAAGATAGAAAAGAGAAACAATCTTATAGAAAGTTTAGcccaaaaaaatagaaacaataaaaagatttagttgcaatattgaatattttgatataaaaataaattttaatcttttagtgaatattttaagaagattgtatatcaaaaaaGATTTTGCATCGAAAAAAagattgtatatcaaaaaaaataatttaagagcccaaaaaaatagaaacaataaaaagatttagttgcaatattttgatataaaaataaactttaatcttttagtgaatattttaagaagattgtatatcaaaaaaGATTTTGATTCGAAAAAAAAGATTGTacatcaaaaaaacaaaatttaagaagattggttatttttttacttatatatagaCAGCAATCGATTTCcataaattcattcattcattcatcggAAGGAAGCAAAGCATAGTGTTCAAATCGAGCactctttctttgtttttcatTCATACTGTATAGTTTGATTGAAAAAGCTTGTACTACTTGTTTTTTGTGCTCATTCATGGCGGCAGAGTCGAACTCCAAAAGACGACGAATAGTAGCAGAAGAAGACAGAATCAGCAGTCTACCAGACTGTGTGCTCAGCCATATCCTTTCTTTTCTCCCCACCCAAACCTCCGTTGCAACAAGCATTCTGTCGAACAGATGGCGCCACGTTTGGAAGCATGTTTCCGTTCTTGATTTCTCCAACGACTTCAGGGACGAAGCCTTATTCGAAAAGGCAATGAGAAACAACAAACTAGTCGAGCACTTCCAAAACTTTTCTGTTTTTGTAAACAGGGTGTTCTCTCTTCGTATGCCTTACCCAATTGAAAAGATGAGTCTCTCATGTGTTAAATCTCTTTACAACATCAAATCATGCACCAGTTCAATCGACACATGGGTTCGCTCTGTCATTGGACCACACCTCAAGGAATTCAGCCTCGAAATCGATCCCATTCAGAAATATCAATTTGAACCTCCAATCACCCTCTTCACTTGTACTAATCTCGTTTCCCTCAGGCAAGCAAGCAAAcccttttagttattttaatattcttaacataataataatgattttttttttttgtcaaatagtctagtaACTAGAAATTCCACCGTTATGGGACGGGACAACATAATAATTTTactaacatattttttatttaatgaattacAGTCTCATTGGGGGAACAGGAATGTTCTCGTCAATATATATTGACCCACGGTTTGCTGAGGAAATTCGTTTACCATCACTTAATTACTTGAAACTCCACATGAGAGATGTGGATATTCATACAATGAATGGCTTCCTCGTTGGCTGTCCTATCCTAGAAACTCTAGATACTCGTCTTTTTGGTTTTAACTATAAGAAACTCCGTGTGCCATCTACGTTAAAGAGGTTGAAAATCAGCAGTGTTGGTTATGGTTGTTATTGTCTAGAAATGGATTTGTATTCGCTTGGTTTTGACGATCTTAACACATTCAGTGATGTTGGCAACTTGCAAAACGTGGTGAAAGCGTCTCTTGATGTTTTTCGTTGTTCTGATGGTTGTTATCTAACTAACAAATTAGTCAGCTTCTTCAATGATCTCTCTGGAATAAAACATCTATCTTTGAGTATTTCAACAATAGAGGTATAGTTTTATtcagttttattatatatatatatatatatatatatattagatgaTGACTTATGTGTTTCACTAATCAAATGCCTACACATatttccaaatatttttttgatcaCAACCTAATCatcttgatttttttactaactaGTATTACATTATTACTACTTGCAGTTGCTACTAGGTGACCCTGTTCATCTACTTTTCCCAGTACGTTTCCCAGAATTCCGCCATTTACTTCATCTGGAGCTCATTCTTCCGTGGTTCAACCAAAACTCTCTATTGAGCCTACTTCATGCTTGTCCTATGCTTCAAGTTCTTATAACTCAAAACGATAAGGTTTGTTGAGTTCTTAAGTTCGTTtgattcaagtttaattttatttaacttcATGTACACCACTTAATAACTTTCATGTGCAATGTATCAATTTAACGTTTTTATGAAATAGATTACGCAAGGCCTCATTTTATGCATACTTAACTATATATGATTAATTACCATTGATTGCATCTTATTTATGGTGTGCCATTGTGTCTTTGACAGAAAGAATCAACCTCACCAGAATGGACTACACAATCAACTGTTCCAAATTGTATTTTATCACATCTGACCTATATCCAATTTAAAGGCTATGAAGGATGTCCAGATGAGCTGTTATTTGCAGAGTATATTTTGCAGAATGGACttgttttgaagaaaatgagtATTGCTGATATTTCTGTAGACATTTTGAAGTACTACATCCTCAGAAGATTATCTAATGTTCCAAGGGCCTCTAGACTGTGTCAACTTACATTTGATTGAGCTGTATCACCATAaggtgtaaaaataaaataaaaacctacTCTATGACAGATGTTGGGGGATAGCTATGCTTCACAATCTCTATCTATTACAAATGTTGGGAGATAGCTATGCTTCTAATTTGAACTTTTTATTCATTGAAAGGTCCTTGTGTTAAGAGGCAACTGTTTATCAAGGCCCAAAGttatcaaaatttgaaatttgtaattttataattttgtaaacTTTATTAGTTTAAATTGCAACAAAACACTATTTCCTTGTTCAATCTAGAActcttattaatattatattatataggataaaatatgttttcaattCTTACTTTTATAgagttttggttttcgtccatgtaaaataaaatcattgttttcatccctacaaaattttttattttgttcttagTCTTTAATGCGCAAAATTTTTACATTTGTTTGAACTTATATATGTTTAACATGATATATAGAcataatatagatcattttgaacataaaaatatcataatattTGCATTAACATGTCAAAATAATCCGTTATCTATCCAATCCATCTACCAAAAAATCCATCCAATATATTATAGAGATTTGCTTTTTGGGCCCCCTGAAATGACCAAATTAAACCTCTCGCTTTCTAGGATGCGAGCACTTATCAACAGGAATCAAACATTAAACGTCCAGCGTCTCAACCCTTTTACCACTAAGTTACACATCCAGGGACTCTAGTACTCAAATTGATTCGATATAGATGAACTTTGTTAGCCACATGACTCAAAATTAAATTGTAGgcttaaatatattagttttgtCCCTACAAAATTACCGAGTTTCATTATCTTATCTATTCTCCTCAAAAGACCAAAACAGATTCCAAACTAGGAAGAAATATTTTACTTGGCCAAGGCCAACAAGCCATCTTGGCTATAACTTTGACCTAATCAATGTTTggaaaaacttgatattttcaTTGACTATGAACTATATATGTAAATACACATTCATTCTGAGTTCACATGCACAACCTTCTATGTGTGATCAAAACCTCGCTTCAAATTCATGTGATCAAAGgtaaaaaaaacctataaacTTCCCTTAATACTCCTGATTTCGCCTGAAGGAACAAATGTGTTGATGTTTCAAGGGGGCAATTACACCACACACAACTTATCCCCTCTTGATGAGGTAAAACTCCTCTCATGAGGAGGTTGGACCTTGTAGTCACACGGTCATAAAGTAATTGCCATAAAAAAAGAATTACTTTTGAAGGAGCCAGACTCTCCCAAATCTTAGAAAAGATTTTTGCCTCACAAAGAGGTAAAGGGGGCACTTCATTCAATTCTTTTGAGAGCGAATCAAAAGCCGACTTTACCGAGAAAAAAACCATCGGAGATTGAATAAGCAGAACTTACATGTCTAATCTACGCTGCTATTTTGTGCTACATAAATTTACCGTCACTAATTCAAGCAAATTCAACACACAAACAACATTAGGCTTTCAAATTATCTCATTTAGCATTATTTAATAATTGAAAGCTGTAGAgttatcaaataatcaaaactaAAGCAAGTTGAACATGTGGCAGTAGCATATGATGAATTATTTGTTAACAAACATAACATACAACAATTTTCCTATTAAAGAAGCAAGAGTTTGCCACTTCCTATTGAATGAAAACAAGAGTTTTTTTCTTGTTTCCAaaaattttaaggaaaatgctaagcATATAAATATGGAAATTTTGTCTCGgaacttgtgcattcaatgcatcgaaaatgtaaaaagttattttatcaatattaattttatcttttgtttctatatttggtatgcttaacaagtgccagctaattatttttttcagtaCACAAATCTGAAGAAAAAGCAATTAAATGACTTCAATGACCACCTCTACAGGCATGGCAATATAACCCATACCCGCGGGCACCCACCAGTCCCGCCCCGATGttgacggggaaaaaccgatttgactgggtttgaggTTTCCCTTAATTTAAAAGACGGGTGGAGTGGGTAATGGggacattgatacccaccccgaatcCGTCCCCAAACCCACTCCGCGTATATCTAATTACATTTTACCTCtcttaaattataaactcttaaACAAAGTCTTAAATTATATtcaattgtttgtttttatttttaagttgtgTATTAAACAAAgttgttttttctatttatattggTTCTACTTTTCATGTTAATGCAAAGTTGTTTTGTTGCGAATCGGGACGGGTTTGGGGAAACACGAACTTTATGGAGATTTCTCCAAAACCGTAAAATGCATTCGAAGCATTACTTTGTATTTCAAGAGGgggcaaaaaaaattaacaattttaaattaCATAGTACTTCTCTTTTT
This genomic interval from Trifolium pratense cultivar HEN17-A07 linkage group LG6, ARS_RC_1.1, whole genome shotgun sequence contains the following:
- the LOC123892141 gene encoding FBD-associated F-box protein At3g52670-like, whose amino-acid sequence is MAAESNSKRRRIVAEEDRISSLPDCVLSHILSFLPTQTSVATSILSNRWRHVWKHVSVLDFSNDFRDEALFEKAMRNNKLVEHFQNFSVFVNRVFSLRMPYPIEKMSLSCVKSLYNIKSCTSSIDTWVRSVIGPHLKEFSLEIDPIQKYQFEPPITLFTCTNLVSLSLIGGTGMFSSIYIDPRFAEEIRLPSLNYLKLHMRDVDIHTMNGFLVGCPILETLDTRLFGFNYKKLRVPSTLKRLKISSVGYGCYCLEMDLYSLGFDDLNTFSDVGNLQNVVKASLDVFRCSDGCYLTNKLVSFFNDLSGIKHLSLSISTIELILPWFNQNSLLSLLHACPMLQVLITQNDKKESTSPEWTTQSTVPNCILSHLTYIQFKGYEGCPDELLFAEYILQNGLVLKKMSIADISVDILKYYILRRLSNVPRASRLCQLTFD